One genomic region from Skermania piniformis encodes:
- a CDS encoding HugZ family protein: protein MPPVDHGDPGDAPTIPPPLVPVAVDTRPSAAEEARTIVAASDVATLASLTADGDPWASFVAYGVLDGAPVLCVSRLAEHGRNLARDPRASIAVVAPDRPADPLAGARVTLAGVMEQPTGAQLEAARSAHIAAVPAARRYVEYTDFTTWILRIQRVRWVGGYGRMDSASAADYAAAAPDPIRPVAAGAIAHLNADHADALLTMTQRFGGFPDATAAVCTDADRYGLDLWVRTPRGEAPTRVGYAAPIGGIEGLRAATVDLARRARATPPS from the coding sequence ATGCCCCCGGTCGACCATGGAGATCCCGGCGACGCCCCGACCATCCCGCCGCCGCTGGTACCGGTCGCCGTCGACACCCGCCCGTCCGCCGCCGAGGAGGCCCGCACGATCGTCGCTGCCAGCGACGTGGCGACGCTGGCCAGTCTGACCGCCGACGGTGACCCGTGGGCCTCGTTCGTCGCCTACGGTGTGCTCGACGGAGCGCCGGTGCTGTGCGTGTCCCGGTTGGCCGAGCACGGCCGCAATCTCGCCCGCGACCCCCGCGCCAGCATCGCCGTCGTCGCCCCGGACCGACCCGCCGACCCACTGGCCGGAGCCCGGGTCACGCTCGCCGGCGTGATGGAACAGCCGACCGGGGCGCAGCTGGAGGCGGCCCGGTCGGCGCACATCGCGGCCGTGCCGGCCGCCCGCCGCTACGTGGAGTACACCGACTTCACCACCTGGATCCTGCGCATCCAGCGCGTGCGCTGGGTGGGCGGCTACGGCCGGATGGATTCCGCGAGTGCTGCCGACTATGCCGCCGCGGCTCCCGACCCGATCCGCCCGGTCGCGGCCGGGGCCATCGCGCACCTGAACGCCGACCACGCGGACGCGCTCCTGACGATGACGCAGCGATTCGGTGGTTTTCCGGACGCCACCGCGGCCGTCTGCACCGACGCCGACCGATACGGCCTGGACCTGTGGGTCCGCACGCCGCGCGGCGAGGCACCCACCCGGGTCGGTTACGCCGCGCCGATCGGCGGAATCGAGGGGCTGCGCGCGGCGACCGTCGATCTGGCCCGTCGGGCCCGGGCGACACCACCGAGCTGA
- a CDS encoding patatin-like phospholipase family protein has translation MTGRARVALVLGSGGARGYAHIGVIHELIDRDVDIVGVAGSSMGALVGGLYAAGVLGTFERWATGLTQRDILRLVDPSITASGGMLRAERVLAVVRDIIGDTRIEDLPIPFTAVATDLIHGRSIWYQRGPLDSAIRASIAIPGVITPHVINGRLLADGGILDPLPLGTVASMDADLVIAVDVAAGSPVDRGNISATAAPRPVEEWIERFRRGTDNLLERELVKAVRDRFRSADAAAAAAAVTGTPPPAAPLVAGPPLRLGQREVLNRALDLLQTALSRHRIAADPPDVLIEVPRTAARTIDFHRASELIAIGRERAAVKLDQSGYSALTRRNGTESSR, from the coding sequence ATGACCGGTCGAGCGCGTGTGGCTCTGGTGCTCGGCAGCGGCGGAGCTCGCGGGTACGCCCACATCGGCGTCATCCACGAGCTGATCGACCGTGATGTGGATATCGTCGGCGTCGCCGGTTCCTCGATGGGTGCGTTGGTCGGCGGTTTGTACGCGGCCGGCGTGTTGGGGACGTTCGAGCGCTGGGCGACCGGACTCACCCAACGGGACATCCTGCGTCTGGTCGACCCGTCGATCACCGCTTCCGGCGGGATGCTGCGCGCGGAACGGGTGCTCGCGGTCGTGCGCGATATCATCGGCGACACCCGGATCGAAGACCTGCCCATCCCGTTCACGGCAGTCGCCACCGACCTGATTCACGGCCGGTCGATCTGGTATCAGCGTGGTCCGCTCGACTCTGCGATCCGGGCATCGATCGCCATCCCCGGGGTGATCACCCCCCATGTGATCAACGGTCGGCTCCTGGCCGACGGCGGCATCCTGGACCCCTTACCGCTGGGCACCGTCGCCTCGATGGACGCCGACCTGGTGATCGCAGTCGATGTCGCCGCCGGCTCGCCGGTCGACCGCGGCAACATCTCCGCCACAGCGGCGCCCCGACCGGTGGAGGAATGGATCGAGCGGTTCCGGCGCGGCACCGACAACCTCTTGGAACGTGAACTGGTCAAAGCGGTGCGCGACCGGTTCCGCTCGGCCGATGCGGCGGCCGCTGCCGCGGCGGTCACGGGAACACCTCCCCCGGCCGCGCCCCTGGTCGCCGGCCCGCCGCTTCGGCTCGGCCAGCGTGAAGTCCTCAACCGAGCGCTGGACCTGCTGCAGACCGCGTTGAGCCGGCATCGGATTGCCGCCGACCCACCGGATGTGCTGATCGAAGTCCCCCGGACCGCCGCCCGGACGATCGACTTCCACCGGGCGAGCGAGCTGATCGCAATCGGTCGGGAGCGGGCGGCGGTCAAGCTGGACCAGTCCGGCTACTCCGCGCTGACCCGGCGAAACGGCACCGAATCGAGCCGCTGA
- a CDS encoding GGDEF domain-containing protein, with product MLGIRAGGWTRIRESPLGKWWQTPRTYDEVARYFEARELAGNFRFVCGISSATLAVITVLVLASDVGPTAPVSRAAMVAVLGLAVLWAIWWWFRIPVMPSRWMSAVFVATSDLGIAVVGWVYPQPIAGMFALTTFSMISVYVAFVHGRRLIFAHLGFAVVAIIPVAVHLGEDYGAAEAAARGLLTILLVAGVPLAVQIGIWALTEDAALSARDALTGVLNRRGFDAAAGAAIMRAAQTGTSSDQLVVAVVDVDRFKQVNDRLGHAGGDGILVATARRISAVAGSAAVIGRLGGDEFAILLHQSAADAIRLVDRLGGSLTVDSGPTPVTASVGIVTEQVHRVYHDGDPDDVISELLARADLAMYEAKRQRTPAGYQRLDSVPFRRVSAE from the coding sequence GTGCTTGGTATCCGGGCCGGTGGGTGGACACGGATCCGTGAGAGTCCGCTCGGTAAGTGGTGGCAGACACCGCGAACCTATGACGAGGTCGCCCGTTATTTCGAAGCGCGTGAGCTGGCCGGGAACTTTCGATTCGTGTGCGGTATCTCCTCGGCCACGCTGGCCGTGATCACCGTGTTGGTACTGGCGTCGGACGTCGGGCCCACCGCACCTGTGTCCCGGGCGGCGATGGTCGCGGTTCTGGGGTTGGCCGTACTCTGGGCGATCTGGTGGTGGTTCCGGATCCCGGTGATGCCGTCGCGGTGGATGTCCGCCGTGTTCGTCGCGACATCGGATCTGGGGATCGCCGTGGTGGGCTGGGTGTATCCGCAGCCGATCGCCGGGATGTTCGCGCTCACGACGTTTTCGATGATCTCGGTGTACGTGGCCTTCGTCCACGGCCGCCGACTGATTTTTGCGCACCTGGGCTTTGCTGTGGTCGCGATCATTCCGGTCGCTGTCCACCTCGGCGAGGACTACGGTGCAGCGGAAGCAGCTGCTCGGGGGCTGCTCACGATCTTGTTGGTGGCCGGGGTGCCGTTGGCCGTGCAGATCGGTATCTGGGCGCTCACCGAGGACGCGGCGTTGTCGGCGCGGGATGCGCTGACCGGGGTATTGAATCGGCGCGGCTTCGACGCGGCGGCGGGCGCGGCGATCATGCGGGCCGCGCAGACCGGGACGTCGAGTGACCAACTTGTCGTCGCGGTGGTCGACGTCGACCGGTTCAAGCAGGTCAACGATCGGCTCGGGCACGCCGGTGGCGACGGAATCCTGGTCGCGACGGCGCGCCGGATCAGTGCGGTGGCCGGATCTGCGGCGGTGATCGGGCGGCTCGGTGGTGACGAGTTCGCGATCCTGCTGCATCAGTCGGCGGCGGACGCGATTCGGCTGGTGGATCGGCTCGGGGGGAGCCTGACCGTCGATTCCGGCCCGACCCCGGTCACGGCGAGTGTTGGCATCGTGACCGAACAGGTGCATCGGGTCTATCACGACGGCGATCCCGACGACGTGATATCGGAGCTGCTGGCGCGGGCCGATCTGGCGATGTACGAGGCGAAACGGCAACGCACGCCGGCCGGGTATCAGCGGCTCGATTCGGTGCCGTTTCGCCGGGTCAGCGCGGAGTAG